The following are from one region of the Candidatus Polarisedimenticolia bacterium genome:
- a CDS encoding S9 family peptidase, whose product MRLSIPLIAALALAAPALARDTHPAAEVRPPVADRRPHAIASPNGTRDDPYYWLRDDTRSKPEVLDYLKAENAYYEAGTAPYRSLTETLSKEIIGRLKQDDSSVPYKYKDYVYYTRFETGKEYPIQARRPIDSDREQLLVDANREAGGKSFYQLGRRVVSPKQDLLAFLEDVAGRRQYTLRIREIASGQDRPERISGLGNGVAWANDNRTVFYVENDPVTLLSTRVRRHVLGSDPKDDPVVYEEADHSFYLAIDKSGDERYILIRLRSTVATETQVIDADDPGSAPRPLAKRRTDHLYQADHIAGRWIIRTNLDAPDYRMMTAADLETGVAGEWRQLLPYDRGVFIENFALFRDYLVINERSEGLLRLRVRQWTSLDKSTVIPSDEAASADDLSINPEQGTDMLRYAHSSLITPDSTFEMNMRTGERRLLKRQPVLGGYDPANYATERVWATARDGTKVPVSLAYRKGFKRDGRSPMYQTAYGAYGASSDPAFEIAAVSLLDRGFVYALAHIRGGQEMGRAWYDDGRLLHKMNSFTDFIDVTDFLVREKYAAPDKVFAMGGSAGGLLMGAVANMGGEKYRAIVAHVPFVDAVTTMLDETIPLTSNEFDEWGNPKEKKYYDYIRSYSPYDNVRAKRYPALYVTTGLNDSQVQYFEPAKWVAKLRATKTDGNPLLFKINMSAGHGGRSGRFESLKETAEEYAFLLNLLGVRG is encoded by the coding sequence CTGAGACTGTCGATCCCCCTCATCGCCGCGCTCGCCCTGGCGGCGCCGGCCCTGGCGCGCGACACGCACCCGGCGGCGGAGGTCCGGCCGCCGGTCGCCGACAGGAGGCCGCACGCGATCGCGTCGCCCAACGGCACGCGTGACGACCCGTACTACTGGCTGCGCGACGACACCCGCTCGAAGCCTGAGGTGCTCGACTACCTCAAGGCCGAGAACGCCTACTACGAGGCCGGGACCGCTCCCTACCGCTCGCTCACCGAGACACTGTCGAAGGAGATCATCGGCCGGCTGAAGCAGGACGACAGCAGCGTCCCGTACAAGTACAAGGACTATGTCTACTACACCCGTTTCGAGACCGGGAAGGAGTATCCGATCCAGGCGCGCCGGCCGATCGACTCGGATCGCGAGCAGCTCCTCGTCGACGCCAACCGCGAGGCCGGGGGGAAGTCGTTCTACCAGCTGGGACGCCGGGTGGTCAGCCCGAAGCAGGACCTGCTGGCGTTTCTCGAGGACGTCGCCGGCCGGCGGCAGTACACGCTGCGCATCCGGGAGATCGCCAGCGGGCAGGACAGGCCGGAACGGATTTCCGGGCTGGGCAACGGAGTCGCCTGGGCGAACGACAATCGGACCGTGTTCTACGTCGAGAACGATCCGGTGACGCTGCTCTCGACGCGGGTCAGGCGGCACGTCCTCGGAAGCGATCCGAAGGACGATCCGGTGGTCTACGAAGAGGCGGATCACAGCTTCTACCTGGCCATCGACAAGTCGGGCGACGAGCGCTACATCCTGATCCGGCTCCGGAGCACCGTCGCGACCGAAACGCAGGTGATCGACGCCGACGACCCGGGGTCGGCCCCCCGCCCGCTGGCGAAACGCCGGACCGACCACCTGTACCAGGCGGACCACATCGCCGGCCGCTGGATCATCCGCACCAACCTCGACGCCCCCGACTACCGGATGATGACCGCCGCCGACCTCGAGACCGGCGTGGCGGGTGAATGGCGCCAGCTGCTGCCGTACGACCGGGGGGTCTTCATCGAGAATTTCGCGCTGTTCCGCGACTACCTGGTGATCAACGAGCGCAGCGAAGGGCTGCTGCGACTGCGCGTGCGCCAGTGGACGAGCCTCGACAAGTCGACCGTCATCCCCTCCGACGAGGCGGCAAGCGCCGACGATCTGTCGATCAACCCCGAGCAGGGGACCGACATGCTGCGCTACGCCCATTCCTCGCTCATCACGCCGGACAGCACGTTCGAGATGAACATGCGCACGGGTGAGCGGCGACTCCTGAAGCGGCAGCCGGTCCTGGGCGGATACGATCCGGCGAACTACGCCACCGAGCGGGTCTGGGCCACGGCGCGTGACGGCACGAAGGTTCCCGTGTCGCTCGCCTACCGCAAAGGGTTCAAGCGTGACGGCCGGTCGCCGATGTACCAGACCGCGTACGGGGCGTACGGGGCCTCGTCCGACCCTGCGTTCGAGATCGCGGCGGTCTCGCTTCTCGACCGCGGCTTCGTCTACGCCCTCGCCCACATCCGCGGCGGCCAGGAGATGGGGCGCGCCTGGTACGACGACGGCCGCCTGCTGCACAAGATGAACAGCTTCACCGACTTCATCGACGTGACCGATTTCCTGGTGCGCGAGAAGTACGCCGCCCCCGACAAGGTCTTCGCCATGGGCGGCAGCGCGGGCGGCCTCCTGATGGGCGCCGTGGCCAACATGGGCGGAGAGAAGTACCGCGCCATCGTCGCGCACGTCCCGTTCGTCGACGCCGTGACGACCATGCTCGACGAGACGATCCCGCTCACGTCGAACGAATTCGACGAGTGGGGGAACCCGAAGGAGAAGAAGTACTACGACTACATCCGGTCGTACTCGCCGTACGACAATGTCCGCGCGAAGCGGTACCCGGCGCTCTACGTGACCACCGGGCTGAACGATTCGCAGGTGCAGTATTTCGAGCCGGCCAAATGGGTCGCGAAGCTGCGCGCCACGAAGACCGACGGGAATCCGCTGCTGTTCAAGATCAACATGTCGGCCGGGCACGGAGGCCGTTCGGGGCGATTCGAGAGCCTCAAGGAGACCGCCGAGGAGTACGCCTTCCTGCTGAACCTGCTCGGGGTGCGCGGCTGA
- a CDS encoding serine/threonine-protein kinase, whose protein sequence is MSNIDLEQWRRLSPILDAALELPPERRSAYLDAACAGDTRLRAAVEALLHTADRTTGFLDRPANVPTSLLPGRSPEGGRLEHADGRGTVALPPLRDVERFLPGSIVGGRYRIVSLLGRGGMGEVYRADDLKLGQPVALKFLPPSLERDTNRVERLLREVRTARQIAHPNVCHVWDVGEHDGAHFLSMEYVDGEALASLLIRIGRLPREKALDVARQICAGLAAAHDLGVVHRDLKPANVMIDGRGRVRIADFGLAGLADEIHGLEIRAGTPGYMAPEQLDGHEVTVRSDVYVLGLVLYELFTGRRAFQARTIAELRRLQEESSPASPGQLVDGLDPVVERAILRCLERDPNRRPASARAVATALPGGDPLEAALAAGETPSPELVAASGPRGALSSRSVLALGTAWLAALALVLGAAGKTSILGRMPFPQSAEALSAHARETLESLGYPGRPADSARGIVTNFTYLHWLQTRGAQPDRWAALAAPGSLGMFFWYRESAGYLVPQNPDGIPDPLGDPPFQPGDIRLWTDLRGRLRFLEAFPPEAEFSRNGGSEPNWIPLLSAAGLAEADLTPVPPTRIPRVGFDVRAAWSGTLHDAGDVPVRFEAAAWRGKPVYFECIFPFDPYWSATGPERPQVGNRLFTALWTAWILIVLAFGGFLVLRNLRLGRADRRGAFHLAAFVFLAHGLWWVLGAHHVPVLYSELTLVAIAVGRSLCAAAVIWCLYVALEPAVRRLWPRGHVGWSRLLAGRFRDPLVGHDLLIGSLSGLICTILWSQLPMLLPGWLGVDSTTLPLSFPGPGFYGPPSETLLGGRFVVAGLLPAVLTAIYATLAVWVLVLAFRVVLRKNALVVIAFVAFWTVLGWPAEFSGYAWTGLACGFAGAALVTATYLRFGLLATAAGCMTTMLYHFFPMTTDASAPYFGTGLVGILVTAGLAVYGAVTSLGGRRLFVA, encoded by the coding sequence ATGTCCAACATCGACCTGGAGCAATGGCGACGTCTGTCGCCGATCCTCGATGCCGCGCTCGAGCTGCCACCCGAGCGCAGGAGCGCCTATCTCGACGCGGCCTGCGCCGGGGACACCCGCCTCCGCGCCGCGGTGGAGGCGTTGCTGCATACCGCGGATCGCACGACGGGCTTCCTCGACCGGCCGGCCAACGTGCCCACCTCGCTCCTCCCCGGGCGATCCCCCGAGGGAGGGAGGTTGGAGCATGCCGACGGTCGGGGCACGGTCGCGCTGCCGCCGCTTCGTGACGTCGAACGGTTCCTCCCGGGCTCGATCGTCGGCGGGCGCTACCGCATCGTTTCGCTGCTCGGACGCGGCGGCATGGGTGAGGTCTACCGGGCCGATGACCTGAAGCTCGGACAGCCTGTCGCCCTCAAGTTTCTTCCTCCTTCTCTGGAGCGGGACACGAACCGTGTGGAGCGGTTGCTGCGCGAGGTGCGCACGGCGCGCCAGATCGCGCATCCGAACGTCTGCCACGTGTGGGATGTCGGCGAGCACGACGGGGCCCACTTCCTGTCCATGGAGTATGTGGACGGCGAGGCGCTGGCGTCGCTCTTGATACGCATCGGGCGACTGCCACGCGAAAAGGCCCTCGATGTCGCGCGGCAGATCTGCGCGGGCCTCGCGGCGGCGCACGACCTGGGCGTCGTCCATCGCGACCTGAAGCCGGCGAACGTGATGATCGACGGCCGTGGACGGGTGCGCATCGCCGACTTCGGTCTTGCCGGCCTGGCAGACGAGATTCACGGGCTCGAGATCCGCGCCGGAACGCCTGGTTACATGGCGCCCGAGCAGCTGGACGGTCACGAGGTCACCGTCCGCAGCGACGTCTATGTTCTCGGGCTGGTGTTGTACGAATTGTTCACGGGGAGGCGCGCTTTCCAGGCCCGGACGATCGCGGAGCTGCGCCGCCTCCAGGAGGAATCGTCTCCAGCCAGCCCAGGACAGCTCGTCGATGGGCTCGACCCGGTGGTCGAGCGCGCCATCCTGAGATGCCTGGAGCGGGATCCGAACCGGCGACCCGCATCGGCGCGCGCCGTTGCCACGGCCCTCCCGGGAGGCGATCCGCTCGAGGCCGCGCTCGCTGCCGGGGAGACCCCCTCACCGGAGCTGGTCGCGGCCTCGGGGCCGCGCGGGGCGCTGTCATCCCGCTCGGTTCTCGCTCTCGGCACGGCGTGGCTTGCCGCCCTCGCCCTGGTCCTCGGTGCGGCTGGCAAGACCTCAATCCTTGGTCGCATGCCCTTCCCCCAATCTGCCGAGGCACTCAGCGCGCATGCCCGCGAGACTCTCGAGTCGCTGGGCTACCCTGGGCGTCCTGCCGATTCGGCCCGGGGCATCGTGACGAACTTCACATACCTCCACTGGCTTCAGACGCGCGGCGCCCAGCCCGATCGGTGGGCGGCGCTCGCGGCTCCGGGGAGCCTCGGAATGTTCTTCTGGTATCGCGAGTCGGCCGGATACCTCGTTCCGCAGAACCCGGACGGGATCCCCGACCCTCTCGGTGATCCCCCGTTCCAGCCGGGGGACATCCGGCTGTGGACCGATCTGCGCGGACGGCTCCGCTTCCTCGAGGCGTTCCCCCCGGAGGCCGAATTTTCCAGGAACGGGGGCTCCGAACCGAACTGGATCCCGCTGCTCTCGGCGGCCGGACTGGCGGAGGCGGACCTGACGCCCGTGCCTCCCACCCGCATCCCCAGGGTCGGATTCGACGTCCGCGCGGCGTGGTCGGGCACCTTGCACGACGCGGGCGACGTCCCCGTCCGCTTCGAAGCGGCTGCCTGGCGGGGGAAACCGGTTTACTTCGAATGCATCTTTCCCTTCGATCCCTACTGGTCGGCCACCGGTCCGGAACGGCCCCAGGTCGGCAATCGCCTGTTCACGGCGCTGTGGACGGCGTGGATCCTCATCGTTCTCGCCTTCGGTGGCTTTCTCGTCCTGCGCAACCTGCGTCTCGGCCGGGCCGATCGACGCGGCGCGTTTCACCTCGCCGCCTTCGTCTTCCTGGCGCATGGCCTCTGGTGGGTTCTCGGCGCCCACCACGTCCCCGTTTTGTACTCGGAGCTGACTCTTGTCGCGATCGCGGTCGGCCGAAGTCTCTGCGCCGCCGCGGTCATCTGGTGTCTCTACGTTGCCCTCGAGCCCGCCGTCCGCCGCCTGTGGCCGCGGGGCCACGTTGGATGGAGCCGCCTCCTCGCGGGGCGCTTCCGGGATCCCCTCGTCGGGCACGATCTCCTGATCGGGTCGCTGTCGGGCCTCATCTGCACGATCCTCTGGAGCCAGCTCCCCATGCTCCTCCCCGGATGGCTCGGGGTGGATTCGACGACGCTCCCCCTGTCGTTTCCCGGCCCCGGATTCTACGGACCGCCCTCCGAAACGCTTCTGGGCGGCCGCTTCGTCGTGGCGGGACTGCTGCCGGCCGTCCTGACCGCGATCTACGCCACCCTCGCCGTGTGGGTCCTGGTCCTGGCGTTCCGGGTCGTCCTGCGGAAAAACGCCTTGGTGGTCATCGCCTTCGTTGCCTTCTGGACCGTGCTGGGATGGCCCGCGGAGTTCAGTGGCTATGCGTGGACCGGCCTGGCCTGCGGGTTCGCCGGCGCGGCGCTGGTGACCGCGACCTACCTGCGCTTTGGACTGCTCGCGACCGCGGCAGGTTGCATGACCACGATGCTCTATCATTTCTTCCCGATGACCACGGACGCTTCAGCTCCCTATTTCGGCACCGGGCTCGTCGGCATTCTCGTGACCGCCGGCCTCGCGGTCTACGGCGCCGTCACTTCACTCGGCGGACGGCGACTCTTCGTTGCGTGA
- a CDS encoding ABC transporter permease: MSAGLAILRDIRFAIKSLRRSPGFTLIAIITLGLGIGANTSMFSILNGYLLRPAPYPDRERLDRIYRATPQNPRGGISPADYLELKSQVNGYGDIAAYAAWDMSLSEPGKPPETAEGLRITANLFSTLGTKPQLGRGFRPDEEILGNHRVLVISHRYWQDRFGRDSQILGRTVRIDGEPHEIVGVLPANFSDWRHLNWVDVFRPLGLDEKEARDRNATWLRLVGLRSAALSRAQAEVFIESFGRRLAADFPAANAEGTWRAVPIDETFLPKYGQDIVVMLIGLSGFVLLIACSNLANLLLARTMARAREFAVRSALGASRSQMVRPLVVESLLLAFAGGLCAILMAMWTFDWISVASAGDNGVGVILTFDWHVLGWAFVACLLTALGFGVAPALFALRLDLNSTLKSGSRGTTGDRGHRRFRNVLIVGQFALAMVLLAGASLFVRGLHELNNRRYGWECDHLVTGTMVLPATTYPGDKDITDFQRIALERLEALPGVASASFSYSMPFFGLSEPRRYLVAGRETPEPGREPAALINGVSPHYFETVGTRLLDGRAFNAGDVLASPRVFIINQAMARGLFGDENPLGRRIAQAGGTTIEWGEIVGVVGDVQSVYPDRNTVTTYQLYQPMAQEPRPLNEVAVRTAGIAPATLVAGIRTTMMALDADLPVRKVQPAEATIVRANYQLGVLGSLLSALAVLGLGLASLGVYGVIARTVAQRTGEFGIRLALGAQAGDITRLVLTSGAKLAIIGSAIGLLGAFGTSRLIAAAFPGMQTSSVSVLIGATVLLIAIAQVACYLPARHASRINPTEALRAE, translated from the coding sequence GTGAGCGCCGGACTCGCCATTCTTCGTGATATCCGCTTCGCGATCAAGTCGCTGCGTCGCTCTCCCGGCTTCACCCTCATCGCCATCATCACGCTCGGACTCGGCATCGGTGCGAACACGTCGATGTTCAGCATACTCAATGGATACCTGCTGCGCCCGGCGCCCTATCCCGACAGAGAGCGACTGGACCGCATCTATCGCGCCACTCCCCAGAATCCCCGCGGCGGTATCTCGCCGGCCGACTACCTCGAGCTGAAGTCCCAGGTGAACGGCTACGGGGACATCGCCGCCTACGCCGCTTGGGACATGAGCCTCTCCGAACCCGGCAAACCGCCCGAGACGGCCGAAGGCCTGCGCATCACCGCCAATCTTTTCTCCACCCTTGGCACCAAGCCTCAACTCGGCCGGGGCTTCCGTCCCGACGAAGAAATCCTGGGCAATCACCGCGTCCTCGTCATCAGCCACCGCTACTGGCAGGATCGATTCGGGCGTGACAGTCAGATCCTCGGCCGCACGGTCCGCATCGACGGCGAGCCCCACGAGATCGTCGGCGTGCTCCCCGCCAACTTCAGCGACTGGCGCCATCTGAATTGGGTCGATGTCTTCCGGCCGCTGGGTCTCGACGAAAAGGAAGCCCGCGACCGCAACGCCACGTGGCTCCGCCTCGTCGGGCTTCGCTCCGCCGCCCTCAGCCGGGCGCAGGCCGAAGTCTTCATCGAGAGCTTCGGCCGCCGCCTTGCCGCCGACTTCCCGGCCGCGAACGCCGAAGGCACCTGGCGCGCCGTCCCGATCGACGAGACGTTTCTGCCCAAGTATGGCCAGGACATCGTCGTCATGCTGATCGGCCTCTCGGGTTTCGTGCTGCTCATCGCCTGCTCCAATCTGGCGAACCTGCTTCTCGCCCGTACCATGGCCCGCGCTCGCGAGTTCGCCGTGCGCTCCGCCCTCGGCGCCTCGCGCTCTCAGATGGTGCGCCCCCTGGTCGTCGAGTCCCTCCTCCTGGCCTTCGCGGGCGGCCTGTGCGCCATCCTCATGGCCATGTGGACCTTCGACTGGATCTCGGTCGCCAGCGCAGGGGACAATGGCGTCGGCGTGATTCTCACGTTCGACTGGCACGTCCTCGGCTGGGCGTTCGTCGCCTGTCTGTTGACGGCCCTGGGCTTCGGCGTGGCCCCCGCGCTCTTCGCCCTCCGGCTCGATCTCAACAGCACTCTCAAGAGCGGATCGCGCGGCACCACGGGAGATCGCGGCCACCGACGCTTCCGCAACGTCCTCATCGTCGGCCAGTTCGCCCTCGCCATGGTCCTGCTCGCGGGGGCCTCGCTCTTCGTGCGCGGACTCCACGAGTTGAACAACCGTCGATACGGTTGGGAATGCGACCACCTCGTCACCGGCACCATGGTCCTCCCGGCCACGACCTACCCGGGCGACAAGGACATCACGGACTTCCAGCGCATCGCCCTGGAGCGTCTCGAAGCGTTGCCCGGCGTCGCATCCGCCAGCTTCTCCTACTCGATGCCCTTCTTCGGTCTGTCCGAGCCCCGCAGGTACCTGGTCGCAGGTCGCGAGACTCCCGAGCCGGGCCGTGAGCCCGCCGCGCTCATCAACGGCGTCAGTCCCCACTATTTCGAAACCGTCGGCACCCGCCTGCTCGACGGGCGCGCCTTCAACGCCGGCGACGTGCTCGCCTCCCCGAGAGTCTTCATCATCAACCAGGCCATGGCCCGCGGGCTCTTTGGTGACGAGAATCCCCTCGGTCGACGCATCGCCCAGGCCGGCGGCACAACCATCGAATGGGGGGAGATCGTCGGCGTCGTCGGCGACGTCCAATCGGTCTATCCCGATCGAAACACCGTGACCACCTACCAGCTCTACCAACCCATGGCCCAGGAACCCAGGCCCCTCAACGAGGTCGCCGTCCGCACCGCCGGAATCGCGCCGGCCACCCTCGTCGCCGGTATCCGCACCACGATGATGGCGCTCGACGCGGACCTGCCGGTGCGCAAGGTCCAGCCCGCCGAAGCCACGATCGTCCGGGCCAACTACCAGCTGGGGGTCCTCGGGAGCCTGCTGTCCGCGCTGGCCGTGCTCGGGCTCGGCCTGGCCTCCCTGGGCGTCTACGGCGTCATCGCGCGCACCGTGGCGCAGCGCACCGGGGAATTCGGCATCCGCCTCGCTCTGGGGGCGCAAGCCGGAGACATCACCCGTCTCGTGCTCACTTCCGGGGCGAAGCTCGCGATCATCGGCTCCGCCATCGGCCTGCTGGGCGCCTTCGGCACATCCAGGCTGATCGCGGCGGCCTTCCCCGGCATGCAGACGAGCAGCGTGTCCGTCCTGATTGGCGCCACCGTCCTGCTCATCGCCATCGCCCAGGTCGCCTGCTACCTCCCCGCGAGGCACGCCTCGCGAATCAACCCCACCGAAGCATTGCGGGCAGAATAG
- a CDS encoding sodium-independent anion transporter — protein MRKNVKVVVLDVRAVPVMDATGRVNLESAVERLREAGIFVVLGGLLRQPREVIERAGRENRPGRLALCDSYQEAITLGLRHLAEIERPQAGAPAGVEPDSSAPISPDADASL, from the coding sequence TTGCGCAAGAACGTCAAGGTCGTGGTGCTCGACGTGCGCGCCGTGCCGGTCATGGACGCCACCGGCCGGGTGAATCTCGAATCGGCCGTCGAGCGTCTGCGTGAGGCCGGCATTTTCGTGGTCCTCGGCGGTCTCCTGCGCCAGCCGCGCGAAGTGATCGAGCGCGCCGGCCGGGAGAACCGACCCGGCCGGCTGGCGTTGTGTGACTCCTATCAGGAAGCGATCACTCTAGGCCTGCGCCACCTTGCGGAGATCGAGCGACCGCAGGCGGGGGCACCGGCGGGCGTCGAGCCGGATTCCTCCGCCCCAATCTCACCCGACGCTGACGCGTCGTTGTGA
- a CDS encoding molybdopterin cofactor-binding domain-containing protein: MHPAGGVHDRHGAHVEHHDLDVLAQRSTPSASSCSRSSTSWRAPRAWTLSASGWRCSTRRRRVPRTWRTRWTSSTRGACGVYEAVAAKSGWGSRAPAKATAPGKRTALGIGGHFCHYGYSAVVAEVGVDAKNMVRVSKVWSVNDIGRPIINPSGAVQQVQGSVIDGLSHLMNYEITFERGRAVQSNLHEYTPLRMAETPAAIDVQFLETDHAPRGLGEPALPPVLPAVANAIFTATGQRVRALPLSKVSPGRRERSRPPVPQMQAARNIELERS; encoded by the coding sequence ATTCACCCGGCCGGTGGCGTCCATGACCGGCACGGCGCGCACGTCGAGCACCACGACCTTGACGTTCTTGCGCAACGTTCAACGCCATCTGCTTCGTCGTGCAGTCGTTCATCGACGAGCTGGCGGGCGCCGCGGGCGTGGACCCTTTCCGCTTCCGGCTGGCGATGCTCGACGCGCCGTCGGCGCGTCCCCCGGACGTGGAGGACCCGCTGGACAAGTTCGACCCGAGGCGCATGCGGCGTCTACGAAGCCGTCGCCGCCAAGTCGGGGTGGGGCTCCCGCGCGCCGGCGAAGGCGACCGCTCCGGGGAAACGAACCGCGCTCGGGATCGGCGGGCACTTCTGCCATTACGGCTACTCGGCCGTGGTGGCGGAGGTCGGCGTGGACGCCAAGAACATGGTGCGGGTGAGCAAGGTCTGGTCGGTCAACGACATCGGGCGTCCGATCATCAACCCGAGCGGCGCCGTCCAGCAGGTCCAGGGCTCGGTGATCGACGGCCTGAGTCACCTGATGAACTACGAGATCACCTTCGAGCGCGGCCGCGCCGTGCAGAGCAACCTGCACGAGTACACGCCGCTGCGCATGGCCGAGACGCCGGCCGCGATCGACGTTCAGTTCCTCGAGACCGACCACGCGCCGAGGGGCCTCGGCGAGCCGGCCCTGCCACCGGTCCTGCCCGCGGTCGCCAACGCCATCTTCACGGCGACCGGCCAGCGCGTGCGCGCCCTGCCGCTCTCGAAAGTCTCTCCTGGGCGGCGGGAGCGTAGCCGGCCGCCAGTCCCTCAGATGCAGGCGGCTCGGAACATTGAGCTTGAGCGATCGTGA
- a CDS encoding 4Fe-4S dicluster domain-containing protein, translating into MLKSWLVRARQGHRTVPYPGPLPALPERLRGLPVLQPEKCRSGCAECVAACPTGALSSGPEGLRLDLGRCLFCGECEAACPDGAVRFTNDPRMAARRRDDLVLGGDGPRLAAALGDESRRLFGRSLRLRVVSAGGCNGCEVEVNVLNTIVFDLGRFGIQFVASPRHADGLLITGPVTRNMEHALRKTWEAVPGPRLVIAVGACAISGGPYAGHPEQLDGAAGVVPVDLFVPGCPPHPLGILDGLPRLLGRASST; encoded by the coding sequence ATGCTGAAATCGTGGCTGGTGCGCGCGCGCCAGGGGCACCGCACGGTCCCGTATCCGGGCCCGCTTCCGGCGCTCCCCGAGCGGCTGCGCGGGCTGCCGGTCCTGCAGCCGGAGAAATGCCGTTCGGGATGCGCGGAGTGCGTCGCCGCGTGCCCCACGGGGGCGCTCTCCAGCGGCCCCGAGGGGCTGCGGCTGGATCTCGGCCGCTGCCTGTTCTGCGGCGAGTGCGAGGCTGCCTGCCCGGACGGCGCGGTGCGCTTCACCAACGATCCCCGGATGGCGGCGCGCCGCCGCGACGATCTCGTCCTCGGCGGCGACGGCCCGCGGCTGGCGGCGGCGCTCGGCGACGAGTCGCGGCGGCTCTTCGGCAGGTCCCTCCGTCTGCGCGTGGTCAGCGCCGGCGGCTGCAACGGGTGCGAGGTCGAGGTCAACGTCCTGAACACGATCGTCTTCGATCTCGGCCGCTTCGGCATCCAGTTCGTCGCCTCGCCGCGCCACGCCGACGGCCTGCTCATCACCGGCCCGGTCACCCGCAACATGGAGCACGCCCTGCGCAAGACCTGGGAGGCCGTCCCTGGGCCGCGCCTGGTGATCGCCGTCGGGGCCTGCGCCATCTCCGGCGGGCCGTACGCCGGCCATCCGGAGCAGCTCGACGGTGCCGCGGGGGTCGTTCCGGTCGATCTGTTCGTCCCCGGCTGCCCGCCACACCCGCTCGGCATACTGGACGGGCTGCCGCGACTGCTCGGGCGGGCATCATCGACATGA
- a CDS encoding hydrogenase, whose translation MSVTAIPPSGTLPLADVPPLPVDRFRRVVLDAVGSGQRILSLPGFPDGDGTGLLAILGSDRDHRLSAARSEPIRGGYRALTPECPQAHLFEREIAERFAVVPEGHPWLKPVRFLGAGAAPGTPDFFRVDGDEVHEVAVGPVHAGIIEPGHFRFQCHGERVLFLEIALGYQHRGVERALAGGPDARTIHLIETLAGDTSIGHAWAYSLVVEALSGSSPPPRAEALRGVALELERATNHVGDLGALAGDVGYLPAAAFCGRLRGDFLNLTAELCGSRLGRGLVRPGGVAFDLGAEQAAALIPLALTALDEAADATSLLWGTATVRARFEETGAVGPGTCEALGLVGPAARACGIGRDARTSFPSGIWREHPIEIAAAASGDVRARAWVRWLEVQRSIAWLCARLAALPPGPIRTAAAGLAPGSLAVSLVEGWRGEICHTALTDDTGRFRLYKVVDPSFHNWSGLAAAMRDQPISDFPLCNKSFNLSCCGHDL comes from the coding sequence ATGTCCGTGACCGCGATCCCGCCCTCGGGGACGCTGCCGCTGGCCGATGTGCCCCCGCTGCCCGTCGATCGGTTCCGGCGCGTCGTCCTCGACGCCGTCGGATCGGGCCAGAGGATTCTGTCCCTGCCGGGCTTCCCCGACGGCGACGGGACCGGTCTCCTGGCGATCCTCGGGAGCGATCGCGACCATCGTCTCTCGGCGGCCCGCTCGGAGCCGATCCGCGGCGGCTACCGGGCGCTCACCCCCGAGTGCCCGCAGGCGCACCTCTTCGAGCGGGAGATCGCCGAGCGTTTTGCCGTCGTCCCGGAGGGGCACCCCTGGCTCAAGCCGGTCCGGTTCCTCGGGGCAGGGGCGGCTCCGGGCACGCCGGACTTCTTCAGGGTGGACGGCGACGAGGTCCACGAAGTCGCGGTCGGCCCGGTGCACGCCGGGATCATCGAGCCGGGACACTTTCGTTTCCAGTGCCACGGAGAGCGCGTGCTGTTCCTCGAGATCGCCCTCGGCTACCAGCATCGCGGCGTCGAGCGGGCGCTCGCCGGCGGGCCCGACGCGCGCACGATCCACCTCATCGAGACGCTGGCCGGGGACACGTCCATCGGTCACGCCTGGGCCTACTCCCTTGTCGTCGAGGCGCTGTCGGGTTCCTCTCCGCCGCCGCGCGCCGAGGCGCTGCGCGGCGTGGCGCTCGAGCTCGAGCGCGCGACCAACCACGTGGGAGACCTCGGGGCGCTGGCGGGGGACGTGGGCTACCTGCCGGCGGCGGCGTTCTGCGGACGGCTGCGCGGGGATTTCCTGAACCTGACGGCGGAACTGTGCGGCAGCCGGCTCGGCCGCGGGCTGGTGCGGCCCGGCGGGGTGGCCTTCGACCTGGGCGCGGAGCAGGCGGCGGCACTGATACCCTTGGCCCTCACGGCTCTCGACGAGGCCGCCGACGCCACGTCGCTTCTGTGGGGCACCGCGACCGTGCGGGCGCGCTTCGAGGAGACCGGCGCCGTCGGCCCCGGGACCTGCGAGGCGCTCGGGCTGGTCGGCCCGGCGGCGCGCGCCTGCGGGATCGGACGAGACGCGCGGACCTCGTTCCCGTCCGGAATCTGGCGCGAGCATCCGATCGAGATCGCCGCGGCCGCCTCCGGCGACGTCCGGGCGCGGGCCTGGGTGCGATGGCTCGAAGTCCAGCGCTCCATCGCCTGGCTGTGCGCGCGCCTGGCGGCTCTTCCGCCGGGCCCGATCCGCACCGCGGCCGCCGGCCTCGCCCCCGGGAGTCTCGCGGTGTCGCTCGTCGAGGGATGGCGCGGGGAGATCTGCCACACCGCCCTCACGGACGACACCGGCCGGTTCCGCCTCTACAAGGTCGTCGATCCCTCGTTCCACAACTGGAGCGGTCTCGCCGCGGCGATGCGCGATCAGCCGATCTCCGATTTTCCGCTGTGCAACAAGAGCTTCAATCTCTCCTGCTGCGGTCACGACCTGTGA